The nucleotide window ATTGCTCCCGCAACCGTATAGAGGGTGCTCATTCTAAGTCTTGCCCTCAGGTTTGCATCTGTAAGCTTCATGCGACTTTCATCTAATGGTTTAACCTCTCGCAGTTTTTTCATGGTGTTATTCAGTATAATCTCATGTGCAGAAGTCAATTCAACTTCTAAGGTTTCTATTCCACAAGCCTCAGCACATAGGATTGCATCCTCTCGGTCCTTGCCGCTGCTCTTGCATGGCAGTATAACTCCAAGTGAATCATTCGGGAAAGCACGCTTTATTAACCCTGCCACTACAGTGGAATCAATCCCGCCTGAAAGCCCTACCAAAAGTCCCTTCGTTCCGCTGGCCTTGACCATTTCCCTTAGCCAGTCCACCGTCATATCAATCTTCTGTTCTATCGTTTTTTCCATTTCTCCCTCCCAAAATACATCATTAAGAAATTATAGCATATATGCCCTTTGCCATCTACAGTATTGTGTTTGCCCTTCCATTCAATTCCGCCATCACACAACCCTCTGTTACAGCTTCAAAACCCATTTCCTCGGCTTTCTTTATTATCTCCTCGCCAGTGGTTCCCGGTTGAAACCATACATGAACTATGCCGGCTTTTTTGAACGAATCCAAAAGGCGTATGCCTATTTCAGGTTTAACAACCATATCAATGCATTCCGGAACGACAGGCAGATCTCCAACGCGGGGATATACCTTATCTCCATCTATAGTCTCGCATCCGGGATTTACCGGATACACTTCATACCCGAATCTTTTAAGTGTTTTGTAAATCTTGTATCCGAAATTCTTCTTGTGATGACTGGCTCCTACTACTGCCCATATCTTTTTCCCAAGCATTGCTTCCTTGCGTTCTTCTTGAGAGTTCATCTTTTCTCCTCCTTTCAATCCAACAGCTTACCGTCCTCTATAATATGAAAACCTGCATCAGACCTTTCCATTTCCGCTTTCCCGTTTGTAATATTGACGATGCTATTTGTGAATTCATCCTCATCCTCAGGCCGTGCATATATGAACATATGAACGCTATCGTCAAATTCGGTTTTATCAAGAATGTACTTGCTGTCATAAAGAAAATTTTTGACTTTTCCGTGCATCGAGTAATCTACCTTAACAACGACTTTTAACATAAGCGTCTTGCTGACTATCCCAGCCTCGTCTAAAGCCCTTTGAGCTACATGCGTGTACGCCCGCACAAGCCCACCTGTTCCAAGCTTGATTCCTCCAAAATACCTGGTCACTACAACCACAAGATTGGTCAAACCCTTGTTTTTTATCATCTCAAGAATGGGAATACCTGCAGTGCCGCTTGGCTCTCCGTCATCGCTGTATCTCTGCATCTCCTGCTCTTCACCCAAAACAAAAATAGGAACATTATGCCTTGCATCCTTGTGCCTCTTCTTTATTGCGTCTACAAATTCATTTGCCTCTTTTTCGGTTTCAACAGGCTTTACATAGGCGATAAATTTTGATTTTTTTATCTCATCTTCCCATGAAGCAGGGCCCCGCAAGGTTTGATATTCGTTTTTCATCATTCTTCCTCTTTCACAATCAAAAATTCCCTGTATCTGCCCACATCGAGTCGGCTCAATTCAACAAAAGCCTTTGTGCCGTTTTCTTCGTAAATAGTTTCCAAAACATTGTGTCTTTCCTTTAGTTCAGAATACACTCCTCCCTTATCAAAGGGAATAAGAAACCAAACCTTGACCATGCTTTGAAACAATTCGCCGTGGATTTTTTCCATCAGTCCATCGATTCCCAAACCTGTTTTCGCAGATATATTTAAGGTTTCTTCTATGCCGCGAATCAGCGCAGTTCCGTCCTCAACTAAGTCCATCTTATTGTACACAACAATTTCCGGAATTTTTTCCGACACTCCAAGTTCCTTCAATACACGATTGGTGGTATCCTTTTGCATAAGATAATCGGGATTCGAAGCATCAACGACATTGACTAGCAAATCAGCATCTAGAACCTCCTCCAGCGTTGATTTGAAAGCCTCGACAAGCATATGTGGCAAATCGCTTACAAACCCCACCGTATCTGTCAATACAAATACCTTTCCTTTTTCCATCTCCATTCGTCTGGTTGATGTGTCAAGCGTGGCAAAAAGCATGTCTTCCTCGTAAACCTTGGTACCTAAAATCTCTTCATCCAAACTTCTTTCGATAAAATAATTCATTAAGGATGACTTGCCTGCATTTGTATAGCCAACAAAAGCCACCATCGGAATTTCATTTTCAGTACGTTTCTTCTTCTGAACCTGCCGCACCTGGTCGATTTTTCTGATTTGTCTCCTTATTTCTGCAACCCTATTCATTATGTGGCGTCGGTCTGTCTCTAGCTTTTGTTCTCCTGGTCCTCTTGTTCCTATTCCCGCACCCGTTCTAGATAAGGAATTACCCATTCCTCTTAGTCTGGGCAAGCGATACTTTAGCTGAGCCAACTCCACTTGAAGCTTTGCCTGCCTTGTAGTAGCTCTTAGCGCAAAAATATCAAGTATGAGTATGGTTCTGTCTATGACAGTCTTTCCAATGACCTCCTCGAGATTCCTTACTTGCGAGCCTGTAAGTTCGTTGTTGAAAATAATTATGTCCACTTCCAGGCCTTCGGCAAAGCTTCGGATTTCATCAACCTTTCCCTTCCCTATGAAAAAAGCAGGGTCCGGTTTTTCTCTCTTCTGCGTGACCCTATCTATAACTACTGCTCCTGCCGCCTCGCAAAGTCCCTGCAGTTCATTCATTGATTCATTTATGGGCAATTCTGTCATCCTCATTCCATCAATGCCCACCAACATCGCTTTTTGCTTATTTCCATCTTTATTATTTATCAATATTATCGCCCCTATTTTTTGTGTATATTACAATTCTTTCATTATTGCTAATCGAGTTACATCTTTATGTTATAATATTATAGCATTTAAATACAATCATAATTGCTGAAACAAACTCGTGGAGGGATAAAATGGATTATAATAAACCAAAACCCAAAAAAAAGAAAAAAGGATTTAAAAACGCACTTAAGGTTATTCTAATTGTAGTAATAATTGTCGGATTTTTGGCAGCAGGCGCAACAGCAGGCCTAGTTGCATCAAGCCTCAAGAACATCAAAAAAATTGATACGTCCAATATAAATCAGATACTTGACGAAAACTCTTTCATCTTGGATCAGAACGGACTCGTCATTGAAAAAATACAAAGCGACGGTCTTCGCACAATAGTCGATTACGACGACATAGACGAGGATCTTAAAAACGCATTCCTTGCAACCGAAGACAGAACCTTCTTCCAGCATCACGGATTCAACTATAAAAGACTCGTGGGTGCAGTTTTACAGGGTGTCACAAGTGGTGGACGCATAAAAGGAACAAGCACAATAACCCAGCAATTGGCAAGAAACCTATATCTTTCAGAAATAAAAAGCGATCGTACATATTCACGGAAAATCCAAGAAGCCTACTACACAGTTCAGCTAGAAAAAGACCTCAAGAAAGAGCAGATATTCGAGGCCTATTTAAACACTATTTACCTCGGAAGCGGAGCGTATGGCGTCAACGCTGCTTCTCAAACCTATTTCAGCAAGAATGCTGATGACTTAACAATCCCCGAATCAGCGCTCATAGCGGGAATCACCTCGTCTCCTACAAACCATTCCCCTATAAAAGTTTTAAAAAAGGAAGATGTAAACGAAGACGACTATATAATCGATTCAAACGATGAAATTTACACCACAGTATTCAACCCAGACAGCATAGACAGGTATCACAGTGTATTGGGATTCATGAAGCTCGAGGGCTATATAACAGAAGCGGAGTACCAAGATGGCATGACAGTCGACTTGAAAACCATCCTTAATCCAAGTAAAAACAAGAATTCTGAAATTTCCTCGTACTTTTCTGACCTCTTAAAGGAAGATGTAATAGCAGCCCTTGAGGAAACACTTAATATCACTCGGGAAAGGGCCCAGGAAATACTATACACACAAGGCCTTAAAATATACTCGACCCTCGATTTAGAAATGCAAAAAACGCTTGAGGACGTCTATGCAGATTCCGAAAACTTTCCGAAGCTTCAATATAGCAAGGATAGGCAGGGAAACATACTTGTACACCAGACTATTGTTCTATACCAATATGACAATATTATAGATAAAAGCGGCGACTTGATAATACCTGAATCAGACTATAAATATGATGAAAATGGCAATCTCGTTCTTCTAAAAAACAAGCGTATAAATTTCATATCGCTATATGAAAACGGAAGCGTAGTCGGAATACAGGTAATAGTAAGTGACACTTATAAGGCCGACACCTCTAAAGAACAATATCTTCCCAGCAAGGATGAATATCTGATTCCCGAAATATTCATCTACAAGGGTCAAAAGGTGCTTCTCCCGTCCGAAAGCAAGAGCTACGATGAAGATAAAAACCTTGTGGTTGCCAAAAGCTTCCTTGACAGCAATCCATCCTTCTTCAATAAAGATGATTCAAACAACCTAGCAATCGACAAGGAAAATTTTTCAATCAGTTCAAAAGGTGTTGTTCAGCCACAGTCGGCTTCGGTTATAATAGACTATTCGACTGGATCGATTAAGGCTCTGATGGGAGGACGCAATATAAGCGGACAAAAGATATTCAACAGAGCGATAAATCCGCGTCAACCCGGTTCTTCAATAAAACCCCTGTCAGTTTACGCCCCGGCCATAGAAATGGGCATGACTCCCGCAACGATAATAGACGATGTACCACACTACGGAGCGGATGGATCACTTTGGCCCAAAAACTGGTACGCTGATAAATACTGGGGCCTTTCAACTATACGCGAAGCTATAGTCTGGTCTCAAAATGTCGTTGCCGTAAAAACGGAAGAACAAGTTGGGCTTTCCAATTCAGTCGATTATCTTAAAAAAATGGGCATATCTACAATCAGAGAATCTGGAAACTACAACGACATGAACCTCTCAGCCCTTGCACTTGGAGGCATGACAGAAGGCATTTCTCCTCTTGAAATGGCTGCTGCATATGGTTCTCTTGGAAACGATGGAGTATATATAAAACCCAGAACTTTTACTAAAATCACTGACAATAGCGGCAACATCATATACGAAAACAATCCCTGGAAGGAGTTTGTAGTTAATGAAAAAACAGCCTTCCTTATAACCGACATGCTTCGCGAAGCAGTAACAGCGGGCACGGGCGCCCGTGCCAAGTTCGAATCCAGCAACTCAAAAATACCGGTAGCAGGCAAAACCGGAACAACATCAGACAATTACGATGCATGGTTCGTAGGTTATACTCCATATTACTCAGCAAGCGTATGGATTGGAAACGACCTACAAATAGAGCTCGATAGCGGAAGCAAATCAAGCGCCATTCTATGGCAATCATTCATGAACACCATCCATGAAAATTACGCTGATATCTCCTTCGAAAAACCCAATGGAATAGTAACCGTAGCGGTAGATACGAAATCAGGCAAACTTCCAACGGAGCTTTCATACCTCGATCCCAGAAACACTGTGAGAAACGAATACTTTGCTGAGGGTACACAGCCTACCGAATATGACGACTTGCATGTACAGTTGACTGTATGTGCCGATAGCGGTCTAATCCCTACAGGATACTGTCCCATAACTTCATTGGAAAACAGGGTTTTTGTAAAAAGGAATCCCCCAAATGAATTTGCCACGGTTCCAAGAGACTGGATTTATGAAATACCGCAGAAATACTGCAACATACACGGATACGGTTATCTGTATCAATACAACAAAGATAATCTTCCTGAAGGAACCATACAGCTGCCAGACGGCACCATACAGCTTCCCGGAAACATATTGCTTATGGATGACGGGTCATTCATGCTTCCAAACGGTCAAATCATTCCACCACAGCAGAATGTCAACGACTACATCGAAAGCAATCCCGACCTTGTGAATTCACCGGATCCTATGACAGGAGAGCTGCCACCACCAACTAGTTTCACGCCTCCAGAGCCACCTGTTGAAATTCAGCCTGAAGTCGAATCCGATACACTAAACATCGATGAGGATGAAACCAAAAAAAATAAAAAATCCGAATAGACAAGTTGCAAAAAGGATGCCGATAAATATCGGCATCCTTTAGTAATATATTAATTCTTTTTTTTACCAACGCTCTCGCTTCGGTCTCGTCAAGCTGGTTATTATCATATTTACGAAGGTCAGCACAATGGATGCGAATACAGCCGTCATGAAGCTGTCTACCCCGAATCCTGCCACAAAAAAATCCACAACCTTCAGCAGAAATCCGTTAAGTATGAATGTGAAGATTCCCAATGTCATTATGTTGATAGGAAGCGTCAAAACAATCAGAACCGGCCTTACTAGCATGTTAAGCATGCCAAGCACCAATGCCGCTACCATAGCCGCAAAAAAGCCCCTTATGTAAACTCCTTCAAACAACCATGCAATCACATATATTGAGATTGCATTTCCAAGCCATCTGTTAATAAATTTATTCAATGATAGCCCTCCCTTATTAATACAAGGTAATTTCCCTCGTTGTTTTTCCTAAAATAGCGCTTTCTATTAGTATATTCGCATCAAGATTCTTTTCAGATGCCAACATCCTAGATAGTTTTGGCTTCGTCAAAGGTTTCTTGGGAAGGAACACTGAACAACAGTCCTCAAATGGCAGTATTGATGTTTCAAATGTTCCTATCCTCTGTGCGATCTCCATGATATCAACCTTGTCCAAAGCAATCAGCGGCCGAATTACCGGCAAATCCACAGATTGGTTCGTTACTGAAATACCTTCAATAGTTTGGCTCGCCACCTGCCCCAGGCTTTCACCCGTAACCAATGCCTGGCAATGCCTCTCATCCGCAATCTTTTCTGCAATCCTCATCATAAAACGCCTTGAAAGTATAGTCATCTCCTCTTCCTTGCATTTCTCGTTTATAGCCTTCTGAATGGGTAAAAGATTCACGCTATGCACAACCATTCGGTTCACATACCTGCATAAATGCTTCGCAAGATCCATAACCTTTTCCTCTGCCCTTTCGCTCGTAAACGGATAGCTGTGAAAATGCACCGCCTCTATCTCGAGACCCCTTTTGGCCGTCATCCAACCTGCTACCGGGCTGTCGATGCCGCCAGACAAAAGAAGCATTGCCCGTCCGCCCGTCTTGTAAGGAAGGCCTCCCAATGCATATATGCGCTTAGTAAACACAAGATTATAAGAGCGAATCTCTATGAAAACCATCATGTCCGGATGATGCACATCAACCTCGATGCCATCTATATTCTCAAATATCAATCCGCCAAGTTCTCTGCAAACCTCCGGTGATTTCATTGGAAACTGCTTGTTTACCCTCTTCGTTTCAACCTTGAAGCTTTTTATAGGAATTTCGCTTATATGTTGCCTCGCCGCTATAAGTACGACTTTTTTTATTGTTTCCATGTCCCCTTCAAACTTAAAGGCCGGTATGATTGAATAAATTCCGAACACTTCCTTAAGCTTGCCAATGATCGCTTCCTCGTCTCCCTGCTCATATTCCTCAATATAAAGGCGCCCCTGGTCTCTTAAAACAACCGCCTTTTCGAAATCTCTTATATTTAGTTTAATGTTCTTTACAAGCTGACTTATGAATATTGACTTGTTCCGGCCTTTCAAACTGACCTCTCCATAATTGATTGCAAGTATATTTTCCATCGTTTTCCCTTCCTTATCTTTTTATGATTTTTCTTATCTCTTCAACGTTTTTCTTAAGGCTATCTATTAGTATTTCAATTTCAGATGGGTCATTTTCCCATGTAAAACTGAACCTTAGCGCCCCACCAATGTATTCTTTTGGAATTTTTAAGGCCTCCAGCACATGACTATTCCCTTTCTTTTTAGAAGAGCATGCCGAACCTGATGAAACATATATACCATCCTGCTCCAAATAATGAAGCAAAACCTCGGCTCTAATGTCCTTAAAGCATATATTTACTATATTGGGAGAGTACTCTTCTCCCTCCGATAGAATCATAAAATCGGTCATTTCTCTTTTCAAAGCACTTATA belongs to Peptostreptococcaceae bacterium and includes:
- the nadE gene encoding NAD(+) synthase, which encodes MEKTIEQKIDMTVDWLREMVKASGTKGLLVGLSGGIDSTVVAGLIKRAFPNDSLGVILPCKSSGKDREDAILCAEACGIETLEVELTSAHEIILNNTMKKLREVKPLDESRMKLTDANLRARLRMSTLYTVAGAMNYLVVGTDNAAETHTGYFTKYGDGGVDLLPISRLSKRDVYKWGVMLDVPESVLVRPPSAGLWDGQTDEDEMGTTYDMIDDYLEGKSIPDKDRKIIETMHSRSEHKRKMPPEAPEF
- a CDS encoding CoA-binding protein → MNSQEERKEAMLGKKIWAVVGASHHKKNFGYKIYKTLKRFGYEVYPVNPGCETIDGDKVYPRVGDLPVVPECIDMVVKPEIGIRLLDSFKKAGIVHVWFQPGTTGEEIIKKAEEMGFEAVTEGCVMAELNGRANTIL
- a CDS encoding YigZ family protein; the encoded protein is MKNEYQTLRGPASWEDEIKKSKFIAYVKPVETEKEANEFVDAIKKRHKDARHNVPIFVLGEEQEMQRYSDDGEPSGTAGIPILEMIKNKGLTNLVVVVTRYFGGIKLGTGGLVRAYTHVAQRALDEAGIVSKTLMLKVVVKVDYSMHGKVKNFLYDSKYILDKTEFDDSVHMFIYARPEDEDEFTNSIVNITNGKAEMERSDAGFHIIEDGKLLD
- the hflX gene encoding GTPase HflX, with the translated sequence MLVGIDGMRMTELPINESMNELQGLCEAAGAVVIDRVTQKREKPDPAFFIGKGKVDEIRSFAEGLEVDIIIFNNELTGSQVRNLEEVIGKTVIDRTILILDIFALRATTRQAKLQVELAQLKYRLPRLRGMGNSLSRTGAGIGTRGPGEQKLETDRRHIMNRVAEIRRQIRKIDQVRQVQKKKRTENEIPMVAFVGYTNAGKSSLMNYFIERSLDEEILGTKVYEEDMLFATLDTSTRRMEMEKGKVFVLTDTVGFVSDLPHMLVEAFKSTLEEVLDADLLVNVVDASNPDYLMQKDTTNRVLKELGVSEKIPEIVVYNKMDLVEDGTALIRGIEETLNISAKTGLGIDGLMEKIHGELFQSMVKVWFLIPFDKGGVYSELKERHNVLETIYEENGTKAFVELSRLDVGRYREFLIVKEEE
- a CDS encoding PBP1A family penicillin-binding protein; this translates as MDYNKPKPKKKKKGFKNALKVILIVVIIVGFLAAGATAGLVASSLKNIKKIDTSNINQILDENSFILDQNGLVIEKIQSDGLRTIVDYDDIDEDLKNAFLATEDRTFFQHHGFNYKRLVGAVLQGVTSGGRIKGTSTITQQLARNLYLSEIKSDRTYSRKIQEAYYTVQLEKDLKKEQIFEAYLNTIYLGSGAYGVNAASQTYFSKNADDLTIPESALIAGITSSPTNHSPIKVLKKEDVNEDDYIIDSNDEIYTTVFNPDSIDRYHSVLGFMKLEGYITEAEYQDGMTVDLKTILNPSKNKNSEISSYFSDLLKEDVIAALEETLNITRERAQEILYTQGLKIYSTLDLEMQKTLEDVYADSENFPKLQYSKDRQGNILVHQTIVLYQYDNIIDKSGDLIIPESDYKYDENGNLVLLKNKRINFISLYENGSVVGIQVIVSDTYKADTSKEQYLPSKDEYLIPEIFIYKGQKVLLPSESKSYDEDKNLVVAKSFLDSNPSFFNKDDSNNLAIDKENFSISSKGVVQPQSASVIIDYSTGSIKALMGGRNISGQKIFNRAINPRQPGSSIKPLSVYAPAIEMGMTPATIIDDVPHYGADGSLWPKNWYADKYWGLSTIREAIVWSQNVVAVKTEEQVGLSNSVDYLKKMGISTIRESGNYNDMNLSALALGGMTEGISPLEMAAAYGSLGNDGVYIKPRTFTKITDNSGNIIYENNPWKEFVVNEKTAFLITDMLREAVTAGTGARAKFESSNSKIPVAGKTGTTSDNYDAWFVGYTPYYSASVWIGNDLQIELDSGSKSSAILWQSFMNTIHENYADISFEKPNGIVTVAVDTKSGKLPTELSYLDPRNTVRNEYFAEGTQPTEYDDLHVQLTVCADSGLIPTGYCPITSLENRVFVKRNPPNEFATVPRDWIYEIPQKYCNIHGYGYLYQYNKDNLPEGTIQLPDGTIQLPGNILLMDDGSFMLPNGQIIPPQQNVNDYIESNPDLVNSPDPMTGELPPPTSFTPPEPPVEIQPEVESDTLNIDEDETKKNKKSE
- a CDS encoding phage holin family protein, with the protein product MNKFINRWLGNAISIYVIAWLFEGVYIRGFFAAMVAALVLGMLNMLVRPVLIVLTLPINIMTLGIFTFILNGFLLKVVDFFVAGFGVDSFMTAVFASIVLTFVNMIITSLTRPKRERW
- the thiI gene encoding tRNA 4-thiouridine(8) synthase ThiI, which gives rise to MENILAINYGEVSLKGRNKSIFISQLVKNIKLNIRDFEKAVVLRDQGRLYIEEYEQGDEEAIIGKLKEVFGIYSIIPAFKFEGDMETIKKVVLIAARQHISEIPIKSFKVETKRVNKQFPMKSPEVCRELGGLIFENIDGIEVDVHHPDMMVFIEIRSYNLVFTKRIYALGGLPYKTGGRAMLLLSGGIDSPVAGWMTAKRGLEIEAVHFHSYPFTSERAEEKVMDLAKHLCRYVNRMVVHSVNLLPIQKAINEKCKEEEMTILSRRFMMRIAEKIADERHCQALVTGESLGQVASQTIEGISVTNQSVDLPVIRPLIALDKVDIMEIAQRIGTFETSILPFEDCCSVFLPKKPLTKPKLSRMLASEKNLDANILIESAILGKTTREITLY